One Leptolyngbya sp. 'hensonii' DNA window includes the following coding sequences:
- a CDS encoding thioesterase family protein produces the protein MSVEEQIQPQGQAAMQSLSDVASKSWFEYPVRAYPQHTDYAGVVWHGTYIAWMEAARIECLRTLGIGYADLVTLGCELPVVDLSIRYHRFLRMGMMAVVRTRLLGFEGVRINWDYQIQSQDAQELYVTAKVTLVAVDREKGKILRQLPATVQDVLARLSAAGNRSR, from the coding sequence ATGTCAGTTGAAGAGCAAATACAACCTCAGGGGCAAGCCGCCATGCAAAGCCTGAGTGACGTCGCCTCTAAGAGCTGGTTTGAATATCCTGTTCGGGCTTACCCACAACATACAGACTACGCAGGTGTGGTCTGGCATGGAACCTATATTGCCTGGATGGAGGCAGCACGGATTGAGTGCTTGAGAACCCTGGGTATTGGCTATGCCGATCTGGTCACCCTGGGCTGTGAGTTACCTGTGGTTGATCTGTCCATTCGCTATCACCGTTTTTTGCGGATGGGGATGATGGCTGTGGTCAGAACTCGCCTTCTGGGGTTTGAAGGGGTCCGAATTAATTGGGACTATCAGATTCAATCCCAGGATGCTCAAGAACTCTATGTTACGGCCAAGGTGACCCTGGTCGCCGTCGATCGGGAGAAGGGCAAGATCCTGCGTCAGCTCCCTGCGACGGTGCAGGATGTGCTGGCCCGGTTGTCTGCGGCGGGCAATAGGAGTCGCTGA